AGAAAGCAGCTCCACAGTCAATGGTGTGAATTAATGTGACGGTAAAGCATGGTGTTCCTCACAGCCTCATATAGGATTCACCCTGCAAAATATAACATCCTAAAAATCTTGTtctttctctgattttttttccgaTGTAATTTTTAGATTTCAAACTTCTGTGGAAAGGGCAAGGTGAGAGTGTCGCTGGTCACAAAGAATGAGCCCTACAGGCCACACCCCCACGAGCTGGTGGGCAAGGACTGCAAGGATGGCTACTATGAAGCTGAGTTTGGGCCAGAGCGCAGTATCATCATGTAAGTGAGCATGCACCTTCTCCTGGCTTCAGGGCATACAGGTTCAAGAAACTCAGGATTAAAGCAAACTCTTAGTGACATGTCGTGACTGTGATTTTGTCACACACTTTTGTATGGTGGCTGCTGGAATGTGATGTTACAATGCTTgggtgtgatgtcatcattttcCATCGAAGCACAGCTCTTTGCCTCCCAGGCTGACCAGTCTGAGACCGCCTCATTCCAGTGCTTACGTTTGTGGGAAATAGTGAGTCATATGCAAATTGTCAGGCATGGGTTTGCCTCGTGAGGCTTGTTGTCGGAGCTGTGATCAAGCTTTCACACTGGTGAGCCTGGCCAGGTCCAAAATGAACTTCCTGTTGTAACCCTGTGTGAGggttaaaaacatttttgtaagaTACATCATTGAAGACCACTGTAGACCACAAAACAACCACAGGATGACCGTGGTGTTCCTGCCTGCGGAGACTCTCATCACAACATGAGAGGCTGTAGCTACGGAGTACCAAAGTAACCATGGTGTGTCTTTAGTTTTCAGAACCTGGGGATCCAGTGTGTAAAAAGGAGGGAGGTGAAAGATGCAATACTGCAGAGAGTGACCCGCAGCATCAACCCCTTTAATGGTGAGAAGTTCAACTTTACTTTTCCAGTTTAATCCTCCCTTCCAGTCAAACATTATGTTTGAAAACCTTTAACATTCGACTCTTTGCCATGTGTTGCATGTGTTTCACTCTGGGAGGTGGCAAAAGACTGTTAACCTCAAGATTCAACCCTGTCACCAAACAAGTACAGTAACTGAGCAGACAGCTGTTCTGACTCTTTGAGCAGTTTCTTACGCAAATGAAACTGGCTTCTGAGGTACAGTCTGGTGGTGAATTAGCCGATTTTCAgttatagatttttttatagATAGGTTTTTGGAATCATTGTTTGACATCTCCATCTTTCCAGCAAAGCCACAGCCAAACCCATCTGTGTGAGTCACATGCATTATTCTCCCTCATGCCCATTGCCGTCTTCTCACTTGTTTGTGCCAGAGGCCACACTCTGCAGTTCAATTCGGTCATTCACCtcagaaaggggggaaaatTTTCCATTATTTCCCAAAATCCCATTTCGAAGTTTAGCACGTAATCCCTCATTAAGGAAAGTTACTAGTCATCAAAATAGAGCCAAATTCTGAGGAGGCAGCATTTAAGAGATCggcaggaaaataaatgaaagtagGGAAAGTATGTATAACAAAGCTGTTGCTCAATCCAAGGAGACCATGTGaaagaagggggtggggtgggggctgggctCATAGTCATGGCTTGTGTTGCTGGGAAACAGTTCCAAGGGTAAAAGATGGAAACCTCTGTCAGAAAACAATATATCTGGCTGTGATTTTGATAGCATATCAGAAACTAAACCCAAAACAGAATGTCAGAAAGGAGCAGCCATTTATACATATCATATCTGAGTCAGATACAAACCGAAGGGCTGCCAAGGCATGAATCAAATGCAACAAAAGATTCATCATCTGTATGACAAAGAACAGATTCAAAGCCAGAAATTCACCTGGTGAGCAGAACATTCAAGCCTGGTTAATTTCAGGCCAGAAAAgaactaatgaaaaaaaaaggtaagtGAAAATAAGGCAAGAGCAAATTAACTAACATTAAGCCGTTCTCAGTCAATTTCAAGGTTTTATCCTTCAtgcttctgtttctgtcttgCACTGCATTTTACTAATGTTTGGAGCAGCTACTGTGCAGAGAAACTATGCCATATGCGTTAGACTATAGAGAGGCTGGTGATCTCATCCTAAAGAaagcagctggagctgctggcacCACTCAATAACCTCCCATAACTGCAATAACGGAGAAAATAGGGATTTCAAAAGCAATTAATGTGGGCTGTTGGTTTCTGAACATTGGAAAAACTGAatcattgatttttgtttgtgttacatTCATAGTGATTGTGGTAGCAACAGTTCTGGTGTTAATAGTGatgattttgaaatgagaatCACAATTTCCATATGCTTATGTCCTGAGGTGacaagagagagatgggaaacTTCTGGCAGTGTATTGGAAAAATAGAACAGACCCATGTTTTCCTTGCATTAATCTGCCACTATTACTATTACAAGTACTGCAAAGGGTTGTCCATTGGTTTggaaacagataaaaataaagctgaacAAAAGACAAGTGTCAAGATGTGGCAACTGACATGAGTCACCATAGTGAAAGGACAGAGGTGCAGAGCCCAGGTACAATCCCTCTTGCCTACCTCccactccttctctccctctccctaccACCCACTCCTTCTTCaatactctttctctctccccattgTCTATCTCCAGACTACTCCGTTCTATCTCTCCTTGactttttctcccccttttctgtctctgaacctcctcctctctctcactctcctgttTTCCCCTGCTCGGCCTCTGATTTCAAACCGGGGGCTGCCAGAAGACGtcagagcctctctctctgtgtcgtCGGGCATGTGCGGTGGTGTTTTTTACTTAACATCAGCCTCCAGTGCAAGTGTCTTTTCTTCTCCTGCGTTCAACCTTCCACCAGCACTGACATCACCAGCGGAGGCGGAGGTGTCAGTCGTGCACACAACTTATAAGCGGGACGGCCTTTGTGCGAGGTGTGAAATGAGGAACTCCTGAAACGATGCATGAGTGTGTGGGCAGGTGTGGActgacataaataaacacacacgtagcccacccacccatccacccacacacacgcacacatatttGTCTCTGGGTAACTTAAGAGCATGTATGTCATCTTCACTAAATTAAGgatactttattttttatctttcgTCAATTAGGAGCTTGCCAGCTTTAAGGTAAACTAAGTTATGCCATAGTTATTACTGAGCGTATATATGCGCAAGATTAACAAGATGTCATACTGTTATGCTGTGCTGCTCTATATTTACTGCTTGTTACATTTACCTCCTGTAACCTTCATAACCACcttctctgtcattctgtctctacctgtgtgtctctctaacAGTCAGCagccctctctcactgcctcacaGCTGACACAGGAGCTGCCTCCTGTTCACTCACCACTAGTGACACTGCTCAGCCCACAATATAGCACTCAGAGCTAAAGTAACACttaaaatacatgcatgcaaagcACTGTctaactgaactgagagaggggaaagtATTTTGCTGCTGTGCACACCAAGTGTTTTTCATGTGGAgaagcagcagagcagagcagaaatgCGATGGTCTCTGTTGTGCGTGGTAATGTAGGACAGTATCGTACAGTACATGATCgaatgtgcgtgtgcgtttTTGCATACATATATTCACATGACATTTGGCACAATATCGTTAACAGCTATGGAGGCAGATAGTGTAAAACCATATTGTGTCAGGTGGTGTTGTTCACAGTAGTTTACAGTGTTCCGATAGGTTGTTTACTGTCATTGAGTTTTCTGATGTGTTAGGTTGTTTTGTTTACGGCAGTTGACAGTGCTCTGATGCATTGGGTTGTTATTTACGGGTGCTGCCAGTGTTCTgatgtgttctgtgtgctgtgtcctttACAGTCCCACatgaacagctgctgcagatggAGGATTATGACCCGAACGTGGTGCGGCTCTGCTTTCAGGTTTTCCTGCAGGACGAGGCAGGCCACACCCGTGCACTGAGCCCCATCGTCTCCAACCCCATCTATGACAACCGTGAGTGGCCTACACAGAGGCTTatcaccctctcctctcttctcctctctcctcaacAAAAcatctcactcactctcacttgtCATGAAGCATACCACCTGGGTTTGACATCTGGTGCTGTGGGATTGGTAGCAGTACAAAAATAAGCCTTAAATTGGCATCCTGGGCTTTTGAATTAAGGTTGGAGGAATGAGTTTGGATTTTGTGCCAAAGAACTTACCAGCACTTGCTTCACAATTCTGTAGGAGCGCAATGCAGGAACTCCCGTCACTGACACGTACTCTCTGTTGTGCATCTATGAGTCTTACCTCTCTCTCACTACATTGATTGattcctccctttctttctctccctctctccctcattctcagTGACACAGACAGGTTTGAGTGTGTAACAGATTCCATGAAGCCTGCTGTCGTCACACTGGCACGTTGCAGGAAGCCCTGACGTGTAGTGATAGTAGTCAGATTCAGATTACACGCCCATACGCGTAGTTTCTGTAATGCAGCCCACAACATGAGTGGCTACTGAAAGAGTTAAACAGACGCTCATATTCAGCCCTTTATATGGTGGTATGCACAAAAGAGTGTGTGTAGCTTGCGCTGTGTGGTGGTGAGGGAGGTACGTGGGTGGCTGTGTGGGTTTGGGGATGTGCTGTGTCAATGCTACGTAAGAGACAAGGGAAGAGGTGTGAGAGAACACCAATTCTCAGCTCTGCGTCTGAACTTCACTTGTTAGATGACAATGTTATTCAAAGTTATTCACTCCTGTCTCGAGACTGGGCTCTTTCTCCTTTCCATCAGCTCTCATGAGCTGAAAAAGAGGAAGCAGCATGGTTCATTTTCGTTTTCTGAAAGATTACCAAGATAGCCACTTCCTCTGCTGATAACACGTTAAGCAAATCTTCACGCTTGTCTTGTACGTGTGTGACACAGCACAATCTTGTGTAGTGAACATCAGGTCGTCCCACAAGTTAAGCACCTGTAACCATGCACAGGGGATGTCCTCACCTCATTCTTATGTCCCCCTCCAGGTGCCCCAACCACAGCTGAACTGCGCATCTGTCGCGTCAATAGGAACAGTGGCAGCGTGAGGGGTGGCGATGAGATCTTTCTCCTCTGTGACAAGGTGCAAAAAGGTAAGCCCCCCTACCCAGCTGCAGTGATAGCGGGTTACTTAAGAATTTTAATCACTGCATTTGGGCAACATGGATAAAAAAGACCGAATAATAaaaattcattctttcatttctctcattcattcacactcCCCCATCACAGAATCTGCTATTCATTTGGTGCAGtcatttccttccttccttccttccttcattcattcattcatttattcattcattcatcactcCCTGCTGCAGATGACATCGAGGTGCGGTTCTTCACACACAACTGGGAGGCCAAGGGCTCCTTCTCCCAGGCGGACGTCCACAGGCAGGTTGCCATCGTCTTCAAGACTCCTCCTTACATGGACACCTCCATCATCGCACCTGTGACCGTGGGCATGCAGCTACGACGCCCCTCTGACCAGCAGGTCAGCGAGCCCATGGAGTTTCGATACCTGCCCGACAACAAAGGTGAGATGCACTCTCGCAATAGCCTATGACACAAATAGCAAGGGTACTAGAGTAACCGTCGTCCTTGATGCGGTGTATTGCACTGTCAGTGTCTTTCTGTATATTCATTACGTTGTCCctgtctatccatctatctatatTGAATGTGCATTCCTGCTTCTCTGTGTATTCACTTTCATTGTTTCTCTGTACATTTACCGTGAATTTTCATTGCAGATCCATATGGCTACCAGGAGAAGAAGCGGAGACTAGAGGACATTATGAAGTCCTTCCCCAATTTCAATGGTGAGTCATAGAAAGGCCAGAAAAGATGCATTTTACCTCACAGAAAGTGAAAGGAATTGTGCAAGaaattaaataatgttattCCTGTATAGGTACGAATCCTGTTAACAGACCTAAACTGGTGCCGTGGATGAACCAATCGATTAAAAAAGGTCAGAAATTGTGTACATGCTCCATTATTACTGTGTATTTTCTCATAGTGCCGCATTTTCTAACTCAGGAAAACCCACAACGTattcagctgatttttttccttatcaGAGCCTATTAACATGCACATGAAGATGATCACACCCAATGGTGTGCAGAAGGCTCCACCCAGTAACTCCATGTACCGCAACTGGGCCCCGTCCCCTGCCATGACATCACACACCCCAGCACAAGCTGCAGTGTCCATCAACCACATCGTGCCACACTCCATTCCCACCATCTCCCTGGAGACCATCAAGATCGGGCCATCGTCCAGCAGCAATGGCCCCAGCATTCAGCAGCCACAGTCCAGCATGGTACTCTCCAGCATGGGTGACAATGGCTGCCTACCAATCCTCACTGACAGGGATCTGCAGTGTCTTGGTCCGGGCCAAGAACCACAGGGCTCAAACAGCCatgtccagcagcagcagcagacctcTCTCCACAGGAAGGAACCGGCACCAGAACATTGTGGAATCCAACCCTCCTGGCCTGGGTACAGCCTTCCAGCCACCCCAGACATGTTGAACGGAGGTCCAGCCATGACCATGCCTTCACCCATGGATAACATGGAGAGTGAGGACAGTCTGCAGAGTTTCAGTGGGACCCCACAGACGCTGTTCCAGCTCAAGCAGGAGACCCAGGGAGCCCAGGGTATGTCCCCCAACATGGTCACGATGTCCCCAGACGGTGCCCTGTCCTACAGCACCCTCACACCCTGCCCCATGAACAATGGGGGCGCTCTGGAGATGCTGAAGCAGAACGGGGTCGAAGAAGCTCACTGCCCCGGCTTCAACAACTTGGCTCCACGGAATCAGTTCTCAGCCAACGGCATTGACCCGGATGAGCGCTTTGATGCCATGACTTGGCTTTACTTTCCAGAATAACCCAAGAGTCTGCAAGACCAGAGGTAATGTGCAAGGACACAGTCCAACAGTATGCTGAAGAAACTAGAAAGTTCAGGAATGTCATTCTTGATGA
This genomic stretch from Megalops cyprinoides isolate fMegCyp1 chromosome 1, fMegCyp1.pri, whole genome shotgun sequence harbors:
- the LOC118794141 gene encoding proto-oncogene c-Rel-like produces the protein MSVSYRPVLQMHKNSQFSGEPQVQIYEQPKQRGTRFRYKCEGPSAGSIPGERSSDSSRTFPSIQISNFCGKGKVRVSLVTKNEPYRPHPHELVGKDCKDGYYEAEFGPERSIIIFQNLGIQCVKRREVKDAILQRVTRSINPFNVPHEQLLQMEDYDPNVVRLCFQVFLQDEAGHTRALSPIVSNPIYDNRAPTTAELRICRVNRNSGSVRGGDEIFLLCDKVQKDDIEVRFFTHNWEAKGSFSQADVHRQVAIVFKTPPYMDTSIIAPVTVGMQLRRPSDQQVSEPMEFRYLPDNKDPYGYQEKKRRLEDIMKSFPNFNGTNPVNRPKLVPWMNQSIKKEPINMHMKMITPNGVQKAPPSNSMYRNWAPSPAMTSHTPAQAAVSINHIVPHSIPTISLETIKIGPSSSSNGPSIQQPQSSMVLSSMGDNGCLPILTDRDLQCLGPGQEPQGSNSHVQQQQQTSLHRKEPAPEHCGIQPSWPGYSLPATPDMLNGGPAMTMPSPMDNMESEDSLQSFSGTPQTLFQLKQETQGAQGMSPNMVTMSPDGALSYSTLTPCPMNNGGALEMLKQNGVEEAHCPGFNNLAPRNQFSANGIDPDERFDAMTWLYFPE